The nucleotide sequence ATTTCTTGTTGTTTCGTCTAAGTTGTTAGCTTTATCTGGATGATATTTTCTTGCCATCCCTCTATAAGCTTTCTTTATTTCTTCTGGAGTGGCATCCTTATTTACTCCTAATTCAGCATAATATTTATCCTTATTTACAACATAACCAGGATGACCGCCATTTGTTTGTCTTTGGTAGTTCCCATAGTTTCCTCCTGCTGCCTGTCTGAAAAAATCCTCAAAATCCTGAGTATTGCCAGAATTTTTACTTTTATAATAATATGTTCTTGTATTTCTTTGAGGCTGCTTTTTTCCAAATATCATCCTCAATACAATCAATATAATAATAACCGGTAAAAATGTAATAAAAGCTGATCCCAAAAAGAAAATTATA is from Psychrilyobacter atlanticus DSM 19335 and encodes:
- a CDS encoding J domain-containing protein, producing MIYILAFIAAMSLLFTGLKNTLRALPIIAIVSVIIFFLGSAFITFLPVIIILIVLRMIFGKKQPQRNTRTYYYKSKNSGNTQDFEDFFRQAAGGNYGNYQRQTNGGHPGYVVNKDKYYAELGVNKDATPEEIKKAYRGMARKYHPDKANNLDETTRNKYEAKFKQINEAYENLK